The following are encoded together in the Brassica napus cultivar Da-Ae chromosome A9, Da-Ae, whole genome shotgun sequence genome:
- the LOC106394713 gene encoding inactive histone-lysine N-methyltransferase 2E translates to MKPHDDWVDGSWTVDCVCGVNFDDGKEMVNCDECGVWVHTWCSRYAKGDDLFACHKCKIKNTNGFMLKEVPIEERVHVQGVPGGDLSLFENFSSVSSRQLWKCSGYVPKKFRFQYREFACWDDHEKGNACETEDPEDGSAPMNEGRIRNFVSTQMEMKCFQTDDINKETYFSEDRVKKKVKVADKEEEDDHTNDLVGNTLKML, encoded by the coding sequence ATGAAACCACACGATGATTGGGTCGATGGATCTTGGACTGTAGATTGTGTTTGCGGTGTGAATTTTGATGATGGTAAAGAGATGGTGAACTGTGATGAATGCGGGGTTTGGGTTCACACATGGTGCTCTCGTTATGCTAAAGGAGATGATCTATTTGCCTGTCATAAATGCAAGATTAAAAACACCAACGGGTTCATGCTCAAGGAGGTCCCAATTGAAGAAAGGGTTCATGTTCAAGGAGTTCCTGGTGGAGACTTGTCTCTGTTTGAAAACTTTTCGTCTGTTTCGTCACGTCAGCTGTGGAAATGTTCTGGTtacgtgcctaagaagtttaGGTTTCAGTATAGAGAGTTTGCTTGTTGGGATGATCATGAGAAGGGAAATGCATGTGAAACTGAGGACCCAGAAGATGGTTCTGCTCCTATGAATGAAGGCAGAATAAGAAATTTTGTTTCTACACAAATGGAGATGAAATGTTTTCAGACTGATGATATAAACAAAGAGACTTATTTTTCTGAAGATCGGGTAAAGAAGAAGGTTAAAGTTGCGgacaaagaggaagaagatgatcatACGAACGATTTGGTGGGCAATACCCTGAAAATGTTGTAG